The Euphorbia lathyris chromosome 8, ddEupLath1.1, whole genome shotgun sequence genome has a window encoding:
- the LOC136203108 gene encoding uncharacterized protein, with translation MESQQRSRIDLVEMKARMVKKIGVERFKKYFYYLNRFLSQKLTKSEFDKSCFCLLGRENLPLHNQLIRSILKNACQAKTAPPINDVGPMKPVVQLSKCSPAASEVGVQQSGSLLPNQNQNVSIWSNGFIPMFPRKVRSRGRKPIDRPSPLGPTGKVDPGSHQLIGAEECGSKVITDNGKMPPCDYERQVQHLQAVAVAVAEPSEYKRKRSAAAERPSKRPRTQSKDQTVFVEGGEEAEQAKHLSLSSRPLLAPLGIQVCSASVGGEECGSKVITDNGKMPQCDYQRPVQHLEAVAEPSEYEKGSSAAERTSKRPRTQSKDQIVFVEEDGEEAEQTKHLSFSSRPLLAPLGIPLCSASVGGVRKAQPVTTSSNFVSYYESGELSDSETLRKRMEQIAALQGIGGGVSMECANTLNNMLDIYLKRLIRSCVHLVGARSPHDPRKSQTNSGTAEVMQEQRPQRSISLLDFKAAMELNPQQLGGNWPFLLEKISMHAFED, from the coding sequence ATGGAATCTCAACAAAGATCCAGAATTGATTTGGTTGAAATGAAAGCTCGAATGGTGAAGAAGATTGGGGTTGAGCGGTTCAAGAAGTACTTCTATTACTTGAATAGGTTTTTGAGTCAGAAGCTGACCAAGAGCGAGTTTGATAAGTCATGTTTTTGCTTGCTCGGAAGGGAGAATCTTCCATTGCACAATCAGTTGATCCGTTCCATTTTGAAGAACGCGTGTCAGGCCAAGACAGCTCCGCCGATCAATGACGTAGGCCCCATGAAACCAGTAGTTCAACTGTCCAAATGTTCTCCTGCTGCTAGCGAAGTTGGGGTTCAACAGAGTGGATCTCTTCTTCCCAATCAGAATCAGAACGTGTCTATTTGGTCAAATGGATTTATACCGATGTTCCCACGAAAGGTTAGGTCACGTGGTCGTAAGCCCATAGACCGACCTAGCCCCCTTGGGCCCACAGGGAAAGTTGATCCTGGCTCACACCAATTGATTGGTGCTGAAGAGTGTGGCAGTAAAGTAATAACAGATAATGGAAAGATGCCTCCATGTGATTATGAGAGGCAAGTGCAacatcttcaagctgttgcagTAGCTGTTGCTGAGCCATCTGAGTACAAAAGGAAAAGGTCAGCAGCAGCTGAACGGCCCTCTAAAAGACCTCGGACGCAGAGCAAAGATCAGACTGTATTTGTCGAAGGCGGGGAAGAGGCGGAACAAGCAAAACACTTGAGTCTCTCTAGTAGGCCTCTACTTGCCCCACTCGGAATTCAAGTGTGTTCAGCTAGTGTTGGTGGTGAAGAGTGTGGCAGTAAAGTAATAACAGATAATGGAAAGATGCCTCAATGTGATTATCAGAGGCCAGTGCAACATCTTGAAGCTGTTGCTGAGCCATCGGAGTACGAAAAGGGAAGTTCAGCAGCTGAACGGACCTCTAAAAGACCTCGCACGCAGAGCAAAGATCAGATTGTATTTGTGGAGGAAGATGGGGAAGAGGCGGAACAAACAAAACACTTGAGTTTCTCTAGTAGGCCACTACTTGCCCCGCTCGGAATTCCACTGTGTTCAGCTAGTGTTGGTGGCGTCCGCAAAGCTCAGCCAGTGACAACCAGCAGTAATTTCGTTAGCTATTATGAGAGTGGTGAATTGTCTGATTCAGAGACGTTGAGGAAACGAATGGAGCAGATTGCAGCTTTGCAGGGTATTGGAGGAGGGGTCTCGATGGAATGTGCGAATACGTTGAATAATATGTTGGATATTTACTTGAAGAGGTTGATCCGGTCTTGTGTTCACTTGGTAGGTGCAAGGTCTCCACATGATCCAAGAAAGTCCCAAACTAATAGCGGAACAGCAGAAGTTATGCAGGAACAAAGACCGCAACGTTCTATATCGTTACTTGATTTTAAAGCTGCCATGGAGCTTAATCCACAACAACTTGGTGGAAATTGGCCATTTCTGCTTGAAAAAATAAGCATGCACGCATTTGAGGATTAA